A window of Pseudobacteriovorax antillogorgiicola contains these coding sequences:
- a CDS encoding isopenicillin N synthase family dioxygenase yields the protein MQVLRFQTFQVGAKPVTNADDIPNLNVGRLLSTTQTPTPEIIQRFLQTFQTIGFAYIENHGIQEAMIKDILRLSQAFFALPKEQKMALHMKHSGYAWRGYFPVGDELTSGIPDQKEGIYFGEEHSPDHQGVQDGWPLHGQNLWPSASGLEDFPKLVRSYMAEMKSLGEALMRGFALALGLEQDYFAKRFAEPTSLFRIFNYPEHQWQEKDDQWGVREHTDMGFLTILKQDESGGLEAKSRNGEWLAIPPRPGTFVINIGDMLEFWTHGIFRATPHRVKNQARGDRLSLPYFYDPCWTANLQPIDKALLGDAVPNQNDPERWDGLKLHTLNPQSTYGDFVWNKVRHVFPQLDQQNESSHDEL from the coding sequence ATGCAAGTGTTAAGGTTTCAAACATTCCAAGTGGGGGCGAAGCCAGTGACGAACGCTGATGATATTCCAAACCTCAATGTGGGGAGACTACTTTCGACGACTCAAACGCCGACTCCCGAAATCATTCAAAGGTTCCTCCAAACCTTCCAAACTATCGGCTTCGCCTATATTGAAAACCACGGCATTCAAGAAGCCATGATCAAAGATATCTTGCGGTTATCTCAAGCATTTTTTGCTCTTCCCAAGGAACAAAAAATGGCCCTTCACATGAAACATTCTGGCTATGCCTGGCGTGGCTACTTTCCCGTTGGCGATGAGCTAACATCTGGTATTCCAGATCAGAAGGAAGGTATCTATTTTGGAGAAGAGCATTCACCGGACCACCAAGGGGTTCAAGACGGTTGGCCTCTCCACGGCCAAAATCTGTGGCCGTCAGCTTCAGGTTTAGAGGATTTTCCTAAGCTTGTACGAAGCTATATGGCAGAAATGAAATCTCTAGGAGAAGCCCTGATGAGAGGTTTTGCTCTAGCTTTGGGCCTAGAGCAAGACTACTTTGCCAAACGCTTCGCCGAACCTACGAGTTTATTCCGTATCTTCAATTATCCCGAGCACCAGTGGCAAGAGAAGGACGACCAGTGGGGAGTTCGCGAGCACACCGATATGGGCTTTTTGACAATTCTAAAGCAAGATGAGAGCGGCGGCCTAGAGGCTAAAAGCCGGAATGGCGAATGGCTTGCTATTCCCCCGCGCCCCGGTACATTTGTCATTAACATTGGGGATATGCTTGAGTTCTGGACCCATGGCATCTTCCGAGCAACGCCTCACCGAGTCAAGAACCAAGCCCGAGGGGATCGCCTCTCCCTACCCTACTTCTATGATCCATGCTGGACCGCCAATCTACAGCCAATTGATAAAGCCTTGCTAGGGGATGCCGTCCCAAACCAGAATGATCCAGAGCGGTGGGATGGCCTCAAGCTTCATACCCTTAACCCTCAAAGCACCTACGGAGACTTTGTTTGGAATAAAGTCAGGCATGTTTTCCCCCAACTCGATCAGCAAAATGAGTCTAGTCACGATGAGCTGTAA
- a CDS encoding crotonase/enoyl-CoA hydratase family protein: MSYKRLLFENKDQIVTLKLNRADKLNAFDLLMFEDISKAIDSISRDRSIRAVVVGAEGSDFSTGLDIKSVMVNKQAGFKLLWKWWPTQSNLAQKMSVGWRRLSVPVIMAIHGRCWGAGMQTALGGDFRFASPDASLAIMESRWGLIPDMGGSLALREITAMDRALDWTMTSREIPAMEALEQGLISKIEPDPMAAAQAYAQTLAERSPDALAGIKKLYQYSWHHNDGRLLAKEWLLQWKMFLGKNRGIAVQKAQGKSDRQFVPRAL, encoded by the coding sequence GTGTCGTATAAAAGATTGCTATTCGAAAATAAGGATCAAATTGTCACCCTAAAACTCAATCGAGCGGATAAACTCAATGCCTTCGATCTATTGATGTTCGAAGATATTTCCAAGGCCATTGATTCCATCAGCCGTGATCGTAGCATCCGAGCTGTGGTGGTTGGGGCCGAAGGCTCAGACTTTTCTACTGGGCTTGATATTAAGTCTGTGATGGTGAACAAGCAGGCTGGTTTCAAACTGCTCTGGAAGTGGTGGCCGACCCAGTCCAATCTTGCCCAAAAAATGAGCGTCGGTTGGCGAAGGCTTTCGGTTCCAGTAATCATGGCTATTCACGGTCGGTGCTGGGGAGCCGGCATGCAGACAGCGCTTGGCGGTGACTTTCGATTTGCCAGCCCTGACGCGTCTCTAGCAATTATGGAAAGCCGTTGGGGTTTGATTCCCGATATGGGCGGGAGCCTAGCCTTGCGCGAGATTACCGCTATGGATCGCGCCCTTGATTGGACCATGACATCCCGAGAAATACCGGCAATGGAGGCCCTAGAGCAAGGCTTGATCAGCAAAATTGAGCCCGATCCAATGGCAGCAGCTCAGGCCTATGCTCAGACTTTGGCGGAACGATCTCCAGATGCCTTAGCCGGTATCAAAAAGCTCTACCAATATAGCTGGCATCATAACGACGGTCGTCTCCTTGCCAAGGAGTGGTTGCTTCAATGGAAAATGTTTCTTGGCAAGAACCGTGGCATCGCCGTGCAAAAAGCACAGGGGAAGTCTGACCGACAGTTCGTGCCGCGGGCTCTTTAG
- a CDS encoding agmatine deiminase family protein, with amino-acid sequence MKKSLVGILGFSLTLSCGSQQASQVDGHYEDATEASMARYEYQQTVVPEYAESQGVVISLPLLTSYGRHDLAREILDSGVDTLWITVPSNFRGSLSSSEFSRLRQVLGRDIDKVKLIPQVTDGSLTVWARDWAPLGALSRDGSLHLVDFNYYTNRPADDVTPQSMGRILGTDRVSVPVYNEGGNFMSNSRNDCLMTSRVTDANRYREVVGDMVLNDRQIADYYRRFAGCESVHILPRMPYEGTGHIDMWAKFLSDDVVIVGEIDGNVASYYPSADDQRRALEVKKFLDDRTEDLKSLGYRTVRIPMPAPEFEYYGAVMRSYTNSLLVNGRAIIPQYIQKSSFSGKEYIDQKRMAAMEAEALRIYRSFGYETAFVQSDRLIASGGAVHCTTMQIPR; translated from the coding sequence GTGAAGAAATCATTGGTAGGGATATTAGGGTTTTCTTTAACTTTAAGCTGTGGATCACAGCAGGCAAGTCAAGTCGATGGCCATTATGAAGATGCCACTGAAGCATCAATGGCTCGTTATGAGTATCAGCAAACCGTCGTGCCAGAGTATGCCGAGAGTCAGGGAGTTGTTATCTCTCTTCCCTTGCTTACAAGTTATGGGCGTCATGATCTCGCGCGGGAAATCCTAGACTCAGGTGTGGATACCCTGTGGATTACTGTGCCTTCTAACTTTCGTGGCAGCCTCTCATCGTCAGAGTTTAGCCGGCTTCGCCAGGTCTTGGGGCGAGATATAGACAAAGTGAAGCTGATTCCCCAGGTGACTGATGGTAGCTTGACCGTTTGGGCTAGGGATTGGGCGCCACTCGGAGCATTATCCCGCGACGGCTCCTTGCACCTTGTGGATTTTAACTACTATACCAATCGTCCTGCCGATGACGTGACTCCACAGTCTATGGGCAGAATACTAGGTACGGATCGGGTTAGCGTTCCCGTATATAACGAAGGCGGCAACTTTATGAGTAACAGCCGCAACGACTGCCTGATGACTAGTCGTGTGACAGATGCTAATCGTTATCGGGAAGTGGTAGGTGATATGGTCTTGAACGATCGTCAGATTGCGGATTACTATCGTCGCTTTGCCGGTTGTGAATCCGTTCACATCCTACCAAGGATGCCTTATGAAGGAACTGGGCACATCGATATGTGGGCCAAGTTTTTGTCTGATGATGTGGTGATTGTTGGCGAGATTGACGGAAATGTCGCGAGTTACTACCCCTCAGCGGATGATCAACGCCGTGCTCTTGAAGTGAAAAAATTTCTAGATGATCGCACAGAAGACTTAAAGAGCCTTGGCTATCGCACTGTTCGCATCCCAATGCCAGCACCAGAGTTTGAGTACTATGGAGCAGTGATGCGATCCTACACGAATTCTCTTCTTGTCAACGGCAGAGCTATTATCCCTCAGTACATTCAAAAGAGTAGTTTCTCTGGCAAGGAGTACATCGACCAAAAACGAATGGCTGCGATGGAAGCAGAAGCTCTTAGAATCTATCGGAGTTTTGGCTATGAAACAGCATTCGTTCAGTCGGATCGTTTGATTGCTTCTGGTGGTGCGGTGCATTGCACCACGATGCAGATCCCACGCTAA
- a CDS encoding DUF1538 domain-containing protein has product MFSHRETLSLLLPYVRKRLMEQVKAVFIVVAYMLSFQVFILGTPINDASEVVFGLGLVIVGLAFFMEGLILGLMPLGETLGLKLPRKAHLSMIMVFAFAMGMGATFAEPAIGILRAAGKDVTPWEAPLLFRLLNKDTHILVNFVSLGVGLAVSMGVLRFIYHFSLKPALYIGVSSILLMTAIASLDKELSAILGLAWDCGAVTTGPVTVPLVLSLGVGISRMTGSDRSETSGFGVVTLASLFPIGMVLALGFILNPSTPNTMTKKAFSDPKKKEAVMVLFKDEAHYQSYVGESSQKSLEAQTRGESHWRVLSQGVLGAMQAILPLCLGMILVLTLWVRERLTHGDEVGLGILFAVIGMSIFNIGIELGLANIGRQVGHVLPSAYKTIELDDERHISNFSEDMVYAASTAKGETKRFFYLEDGGQYLRVPYDRAKLDPIRQVYSFRTTRGPLFGDTKNRLGTIVILIFAFILGYGATLAEPALNALGNTVENLTAGSLRKTLLMHSVALGVGLGLTLGMVKIVWNVPIIFLLAIPYLILLVLTAISSESFVNIAWDSAGVTTGPITVPLVIAMGLGIGGQSGVVEGFGILAMASVCPILVVLCVGLWVQSKQISSVSSSPFKSVDHSSNDKQKKDKPQKTLAATESQDSSQKQQAMDESA; this is encoded by the coding sequence ATGTTTAGTCACCGCGAGACCTTAAGCCTACTTCTACCCTACGTCCGGAAGCGCCTGATGGAGCAGGTGAAGGCAGTCTTTATCGTGGTCGCATACATGCTTTCCTTTCAGGTGTTCATCCTCGGAACCCCGATCAATGATGCCTCTGAGGTGGTCTTCGGCTTGGGGCTCGTCATCGTGGGTTTAGCGTTTTTTATGGAAGGCTTAATTCTAGGGCTGATGCCTCTAGGAGAAACGCTGGGCTTAAAGCTACCGCGGAAAGCCCACCTGTCGATGATTATGGTGTTTGCCTTCGCTATGGGAATGGGAGCAACCTTTGCAGAACCAGCCATTGGCATACTTAGAGCTGCTGGTAAGGATGTCACTCCTTGGGAGGCTCCCCTACTTTTCCGACTCCTTAACAAAGACACTCATATACTGGTAAATTTCGTTTCGCTTGGCGTTGGTTTAGCTGTTTCCATGGGAGTTCTGCGATTTATCTATCACTTCTCACTGAAGCCAGCCTTATATATAGGTGTCAGTTCGATCCTTCTTATGACAGCTATTGCATCCCTTGATAAAGAGCTATCCGCGATATTAGGCCTTGCTTGGGATTGCGGTGCTGTTACCACAGGACCGGTGACTGTTCCCCTAGTTTTATCCCTAGGAGTCGGGATTAGTCGGATGACAGGTAGCGACCGATCGGAGACCAGTGGCTTTGGTGTCGTTACCTTGGCGAGTCTTTTTCCCATTGGGATGGTCTTAGCACTAGGCTTTATTTTAAATCCCTCCACTCCCAACACGATGACAAAGAAGGCCTTTTCTGACCCGAAGAAAAAAGAGGCTGTCATGGTTTTGTTCAAGGATGAAGCCCACTATCAAAGCTATGTCGGTGAAAGTTCCCAAAAATCTTTGGAAGCTCAGACAAGAGGAGAAAGTCACTGGAGAGTACTGAGCCAAGGGGTTCTAGGCGCGATGCAAGCGATCTTGCCGCTATGCTTGGGCATGATACTGGTTCTCACCCTTTGGGTTCGCGAACGACTCACGCACGGTGATGAAGTTGGCCTCGGGATATTGTTCGCGGTCATTGGAATGTCTATCTTTAATATTGGCATCGAATTAGGACTTGCAAACATCGGTCGGCAAGTTGGTCATGTTTTACCATCGGCCTACAAGACCATTGAGCTTGATGACGAGCGGCACATCTCAAATTTTAGCGAGGATATGGTGTACGCAGCCTCCACCGCTAAGGGAGAAACAAAGCGTTTCTTTTACTTAGAAGATGGCGGCCAGTACCTTAGGGTCCCCTATGACCGCGCAAAACTCGACCCTATCCGACAAGTTTATTCATTTAGAACGACCCGTGGACCGCTTTTCGGCGATACCAAAAATCGCCTCGGCACCATTGTGATTCTAATTTTTGCCTTCATCCTAGGCTATGGCGCAACACTCGCTGAACCTGCTTTGAATGCATTGGGAAACACAGTGGAAAACCTCACCGCAGGGTCGCTACGGAAGACCCTACTGATGCACTCCGTCGCTCTCGGAGTTGGCTTGGGCCTGACCCTTGGAATGGTAAAAATCGTATGGAATGTACCCATCATTTTTCTTCTGGCCATTCCTTACCTGATATTACTGGTTCTGACGGCTATTTCATCGGAAAGCTTTGTCAATATTGCCTGGGATAGTGCAGGAGTTACTACAGGGCCCATTACCGTTCCCCTAGTGATCGCCATGGGCCTCGGCATCGGTGGCCAGTCGGGAGTTGTGGAAGGTTTTGGAATACTAGCCATGGCCTCTGTCTGCCCCATTCTGGTGGTCTTATGTGTGGGCCTTTGGGTTCAATCCAAACAGATATCCAGCGTATCTAGTTCACCATTTAAATCAGTGGACCATAGCTCAAATGACAAGCAAAAGAAGGACAAGCCCCAGAAAACCCTAGCGGCGACGGAAAGCCAAGATAGCAGTCAGAAACAACAAGCCATGGACGAGAGCGCTTAA
- a CDS encoding serine hydrolase domain-containing protein, with the protein MKVRNVICLGLLTLLSLQGACQKSYRTVSISRGGVLLESKPRDHWPTEAWQVVEPSAEQWDLKKLNQFVDYAFAKPNRTDGLLVIHDGKIIVERYQQPYSQNSLHYTWSISKSVFATLIGIAEKQGILNRTHMVQRYLDEFKEPSKQTITIDHLLRMESGLGWTETYEYAPLYSTVVKMLYTEGSSDMAKYASRQPMEALPGEYIKYSSGSTNVLSAVLRNALADDKAYESYPWSQLFEPLGITTAVFEMDKAGVFVASSYLHMTARDLAKIGFLYLNDGIWEGDRLLPERWVYTATTDTMQARVVSHRSAYGAQWYMNFALSEDPDDRKFPSVTQNLFWASGHWGQYLMILPEHDIVLVRYGDDRRQRINLDGLLKLLIEAKLS; encoded by the coding sequence ATGAAAGTTAGAAATGTAATTTGCTTGGGGCTTCTCACCCTTTTGAGTTTGCAAGGTGCTTGTCAAAAAAGCTATCGGACAGTGAGTATCAGCCGTGGTGGGGTTTTACTTGAGTCCAAGCCACGGGACCACTGGCCAACAGAGGCATGGCAAGTGGTTGAGCCTTCTGCCGAGCAATGGGATCTTAAGAAGCTCAATCAATTTGTCGACTATGCCTTTGCAAAGCCTAATCGAACCGATGGTTTGCTTGTGATACATGATGGCAAAATCATCGTCGAACGATATCAGCAGCCTTATTCTCAGAATAGCTTGCATTACACGTGGTCGATTTCAAAAAGTGTATTCGCAACACTGATCGGTATCGCTGAAAAGCAGGGCATACTCAACCGAACTCATATGGTTCAAAGATATCTCGATGAATTCAAAGAACCAAGCAAACAGACCATTACCATCGATCATCTATTAAGAATGGAAAGTGGCTTAGGTTGGACGGAAACCTACGAATATGCTCCTTTGTATTCAACCGTAGTCAAGATGCTTTATACGGAAGGTAGTAGCGACATGGCAAAGTATGCTAGCAGGCAGCCTATGGAAGCACTACCCGGGGAGTATATCAAGTACAGTAGCGGCAGTACTAATGTCTTAAGTGCGGTCTTAAGGAATGCCCTAGCGGATGATAAAGCCTATGAAAGCTATCCATGGAGCCAATTGTTTGAGCCTTTGGGGATCACAACGGCTGTCTTTGAAATGGATAAAGCGGGGGTATTTGTTGCCTCCAGTTACTTGCATATGACAGCTCGCGATCTGGCAAAAATAGGCTTCCTCTACTTGAACGATGGCATTTGGGAAGGCGATCGATTGCTACCTGAAAGATGGGTGTATACAGCAACAACTGATACCATGCAGGCACGGGTGGTTTCTCATCGTAGTGCGTATGGTGCGCAGTGGTATATGAACTTTGCATTAAGCGAAGATCCCGACGATCGCAAGTTTCCGAGCGTGACACAGAATTTGTTCTGGGCTTCGGGGCATTGGGGACAATACTTGATGATCCTTCCTGAGCACGACATTGTTCTTGTTCGTTATGGAGATGATCGCCGGCAAAGAATCAATTTAGATGGGCTGCTTAAACTACTAATTGAGGCCAAGCTGTCATGA
- a CDS encoding lysoplasmalogenase, producing the protein MMTKPFLLITLAHYTWYALAPQGRLAYAMTIALLFSWLGDIFLLFDNTQVFFILGLLSFACTHILYTAIFLSWGRGKGQQSLGGIVLSTALSLSILMFSILYGNFLWEKTGDFRIPVLGYIILITMMAIAASWRFQKAHQRSFAWALLGSLLFVLSDSSLAYGKFVSPYPLQGFVIMLTYILGQWCIVKGIVAHES; encoded by the coding sequence ATGATGACCAAACCTTTCCTGCTTATCACATTGGCTCATTACACCTGGTATGCGTTAGCCCCCCAGGGGCGTTTGGCATATGCAATGACCATAGCCCTGCTATTTTCATGGTTGGGAGATATTTTTCTTCTTTTTGATAATACCCAAGTCTTCTTCATACTGGGCTTACTCAGCTTCGCTTGCACTCACATCCTTTATACCGCCATATTCCTATCTTGGGGCCGAGGGAAGGGGCAACAATCCCTGGGGGGTATTGTTTTAAGCACAGCTCTCAGTCTAAGTATTCTTATGTTCTCTATTCTGTATGGCAATTTTTTATGGGAAAAGACGGGTGACTTTCGGATTCCTGTCCTGGGGTATATCATCCTGATCACAATGATGGCCATAGCTGCATCATGGCGCTTTCAAAAAGCTCATCAGCGAAGCTTCGCTTGGGCCCTACTGGGCTCCTTGTTATTCGTTCTATCCGATTCGAGTTTAGCTTATGGCAAGTTTGTGAGTCCCTATCCTCTGCAAGGATTTGTGATCATGCTAACATATATTCTTGGTCAATGGTGTATCGTCAAAGGAATTGTCGCTCATGAAAGTTAG
- a CDS encoding class I SAM-dependent methyltransferase: MMELLSQASAWDAVAIDYDRVNRQFMLEFSRSALKSISLQANWRVLDVACGPGTTSLYLSEFVDQVDAVDFSPKMIQVLKRNIKAEHIDNIFPMEANGQDLPFDESRFDLVVSMFGLMFFPERLQGLREIYRVLKPGAPVVLSSWALAEKSSFMQTLGAAFAFFHDEEATGGAFPWSETADIKSDLDQVGFNSVQIEEVYHEFEVGPIDRFWANIVKGSAPLVDRKQRMTPEEWGGCENRALEYLKSHLHEESVLGTTAWIITAHRD, translated from the coding sequence ATGATGGAGCTTTTAAGCCAAGCCAGTGCTTGGGATGCCGTAGCTATCGACTACGATCGGGTCAATCGCCAATTTATGCTGGAATTTTCGAGGAGCGCCTTAAAATCGATTTCTTTGCAGGCTAATTGGAGAGTCTTAGACGTGGCCTGCGGACCAGGAACAACATCCCTATATCTTTCTGAGTTTGTTGACCAGGTGGATGCCGTCGACTTCTCTCCTAAAATGATTCAAGTTCTTAAACGGAATATCAAGGCTGAGCATATTGACAATATCTTCCCCATGGAAGCAAATGGCCAAGATTTGCCGTTTGATGAGAGTCGTTTCGATCTCGTGGTTTCAATGTTTGGCCTGATGTTTTTCCCCGAACGCTTACAAGGTTTAAGAGAAATATATCGCGTTCTAAAACCTGGAGCACCCGTGGTTCTATCAAGCTGGGCCTTGGCTGAAAAGTCCAGTTTTATGCAAACCCTTGGTGCGGCGTTCGCATTCTTTCACGATGAAGAGGCAACAGGTGGAGCCTTTCCTTGGAGCGAGACTGCAGACATCAAGAGTGATCTTGATCAAGTGGGATTCAACTCGGTACAAATCGAAGAGGTCTATCACGAATTTGAGGTGGGGCCAATAGATCGATTTTGGGCCAACATCGTGAAAGGCTCGGCGCCATTGGTAGATCGCAAGCAAAGGATGACACCAGAAGAATGGGGCGGCTGTGAAAATCGGGCGCTCGAATACCTCAAGAGTCATCTCCATGAAGAAAGTGTCTTAGGAACGACCGCTTGGATTATTACAGCTCATCGTGACTAG